aagagtacaaagctaaaacggagaagcgacttaataaaagtatcaattcactacgatcagatcgtggtggcgaatacttgcttggagaatttagggaatatttatcagaaaatgggatagaatcccagttaactgcaccaggcacaccccagcagaacggtgtagcagagagaaggaaccggactcttttagagagtgttagatgatgagttattcggatttacccaagtcgttttggggacataccttagagacagcagcttatcttctgaacttagtaccttctaagtcggttcctaaaacccccttagaattgtggatggggataaaccgagtctatgacatattcgaatatggggttgtccagcacatgtgctgaataagcaaataatattggaaccgaattaattaaattacggtattaggaaaggtagtgcaaatattaattctttagtgaattgaattaatatttaattacattgggctaggctcaagatgtaattagaacCCAACCATAATTATCctggtccctattgtagcctatatatatcTTCTTCTCGTTCTTGctggaattgtgtgaaaacatattgtaggccccaaggagcaagaagagaggataacttgagaagaccGAGGCCAGCAATTCagctcaagggaatttgggaatacatAGAAGAGCGTGGAAGTAACCATAAACAAGGgaatcctcttttcgtaatcttatttaaaacgtagtaacaccctaagtccgtggttcccaacacttGGATGTATCCCGTATCGATGACAATTAATGAAGATTTGAATGTACACTCCTTTTGAACGGTGATTGAATGAGGTTTGCTGTAAAATAACGGAAAGCTCGCAATTCAAGCATCCAATTAAAGACGGAGACTGATGAAGTCTGCATGTGAACTCAGGGAAAGAGATGTTGATCATGAGGAGAAGTCAAACACGCGATCTGTGATGAgttaagcaaggctaagaaaataggTACCGATGAAATTCGATAATTATTTTAGTAagaattaaatattataaataaaaagcctttcattccagtgtgaactccagaaatgacctatccaataataaacagattaatattactaagaaaaagaaattcgttatgtttaaaagagataatgattAATGCGAATGgagaaataataaagaaaagaaatggaatcaattggatgataaagaaattttataaaataatccaggaaatATGCAAGTTAGGAACGTCAGTTGTGCCCGAACTGTTAGGAGAATGAGGTGAAACGTCAATAGTGGAAGATAAGAATTCGTTCCAAaaatgcatgtaagcagggatgattaaacaaaggtattgaTGGTGAACTGCTagagaagaacgttacaatgaatctcatgtcaGAATTCTTTAAATTTAAAATGAAGTCCCAGAAGTTCGACGCGAATGCTTTACCCAGATTATCTCAGGGAATGAGGTAAAATTCTCGTCGGTTACCGCACAaagtcaagctggtgtcaaaagccctgtatcgtcaactcaatagggatgaaataataagtgaaggaaacTTCAGGAAGGTGGAATGAAAGAACaatgaaataaagagtattttgcgctgtgcacaaaagtggtcatggaaaaaagagaatggaggtatgaggttatgcatcgaTTATCAAAAATTGTAAGTCTAAAAATTAAATGAAcataatgtaccaggagtatttggatagtgtaattgtatttattgataacatcctcgctaattcaaagactaaggaagaccaagttgaacgcctaaaaatatgcttgcgaagagttgggaaatagcagctgcattctcagcctcaaagatatgaattctggttataattgattatgagctccagtgtgtgggtaaatacacaacaggaaaggtccatttaagAGCAGCTGTttcaaatagaaagaaaagagtgaattccattaagattgttgggaaatggttaaaagaagtgaaaaagttggaaattgaagaataggttttgatccgtcttctgggttatgttgatacttactttgttgttgaatatcaaaagtggtattaatacagatgattgatgttgacttcagtatgggacgttgtgagcatcaaagttcgtgttgatatctaatttgatatgacaacaaaatgagtattagtaccaagagaccggatTTTGAATAAAGTCCTaattcattccgttccaaattaatGTACTTTCTTTCAAATAGTAAGAGATTCTTGCTTGATGAAgctacttgatagtgattgaaaagaaatagaagcATGCTACCAAATGGTGAGTAGATGCAATTACCGAGATTTTCCTTTTCAGTTTTGCATAAATGTAGAACATTCCGAAGCATCAAACAtcatgagctcagtatatcgggcgcaGACGAATAGAAATGTAAGAGATCGATTAAGGATgctcgaatacgattgaaaacgatCATGGGTCAGGCTAATCGAAGAGAAAGGGGCCTTAAACGTAAAGTAGAAcggtcagtgaaaatagaaatttcatgaacacgatctattagaattagaaagaaaagaaggttagtgtaaattaagttagtcctttgaaatagtgagatagatagaatgattgtgaatgagttggtcttgttgtcacaggtataacgagtCCATAAGACATTCAGGTGCGTATGACTGCGaggagtaatttagctccaaatgtatgaagtaaagattgagttagggattgcatgagcaactgataaatttgaTGACCGGTAAAAAGGCCGTTGAATTATGATTAAGGTGATGGGgactgagaaattataagaaagatacttggaaaacatcatggttgttccttagcatgattctgaggacataatctttttaaggggggaaggatgtaacgtctgggaaacaTTATGTAATTTTTATcagtaaataattattatatgatttttatgtgaattttggtgaattatttaataattgatATGAAtattggatgtttatttctgatgaaaatgtggatatttaatttttaattatccacaattaaatatagataatttggtatttttctggtaatttttggattaccatatgattttataaggatttatagaattaataaagattattttacataattataaaattaatcttcagaatcagaaattgtcccacttcaatcttttttacgtttttacaacccgaaactcttccgaaaactccttcctaacctaatctgataattctgaacacttttcgtgttttgactttttcgatccggggtacggttttgacctgtacgagtcccggtgtgaaattttcaatacacaaatcattttatatatcgataagaatccatattctcaaaaggcgagacattattaccttatttttgtataaagtgttttataagaaggtctgttttgataattatccaaattgggtattaaaattatatcgtctttttagttacttaacggctaagtaacctatttcagatccgatctgtaaatgtaattattgaattattaataaataaaatatgtgatggttctgtcagctatgctTTGCTGTATTACTAATTGTTTGTGGTTTGTTggatgcgaagattaattttataattaattatcgaggTACATGAATGTAATtcatttttaagtaattttactgaataattattcttataattgttaaattgtttttaaaattatttttgttgctctataattttatttcttatttttaggagtttataaaatttagaaattaatattttattgattatttatctctGAATAATTTTCagattacatttaattgtaaaatcaatatctAATTCttgaatgcttcaaaaatcatgaaaattttattttattaacttttaaatatttcgagaattttaaaattatttcagaaattttctAACTTGTATTTAACAGCACGTGTATTCGTTAACTCATCAAATACAGGTCTGATATGCGATCCCAAAAATGGTTTATAAACTTTttttttgaacattttatttATTAGTATTTAAGTACCCCGGAAATTCTAAAGTTATTTTCATAAAAGTTTCGGGTTATCTTACCCGTAAATTATTCGTTGAATCTGTAATTACGGAAGTAAAAATCAGATAAGGGcttcatttctttttcttttttcccTTCTTTATCCTGCCATAACAATTGCCACCGCCTCCATCAATCTTCTCTCGACTCAATtatctctcctctctctctctctctctctctctctcctctcctctctctctctctctctctctctcctctctctctctcctcctctctctctctctctctctctctctctctctctctctctctcttcaatctctctcaaatctctctgtacttccttttcttttttttaatcTCTTCCTTTCTTTactcttttttcttctctttcttATCCCCTGCCTTTCCTCTGTTTTCTGGTGAATTATTCCAGCGCCGCCTTTGTTCCGGTATGCTGCTCGATTCTCTGGCCATCTGGTTGTATATGCGCGCGTTTTGTGCGCGTttgtgtgtgtgttattgtggtGTGCTTGTGTCCAGTGTGCGTGTGTGTCTGTGTGGAGGTATTAACCCTGTTCGATTGCTATTTCTTTTAAGTTTCCGGTTGCCGCCGGCCCAACTCCGGCGAAACGACCCCTTTTCcctgatgatttttatctgagtcctacatttattaattaaataaaattagtttggtAAAAATTAATTGTGAAATgaaaaatacgaataaaataaaataatacgaATAAAAATACGAATGAAAATAATTAACAACTGAATTGTGTCGGTGAATTGGGATTGCGAATGGTGGTTGGATGTTGttgttgtgattggattgttgttgtgattgacgtcagattgattcgacgggtaggccgataaataaaggagacactgcccgattttcgggaaattaattccgaaaatacgggatcgtaacctataattatcggagacgtcgaatcactatatatatatatagttatattatacGAACTTAATTACGATTGagataaaataatttataaataaatgattACCTGTTTTTCCAAAACGACGAGTATGCGTATTTTCGGAAAATAAACACCGAACCAGATTTCGAAAatgtgaaccataactgctatgtgtatctcgataatgcatatatatacgAGCTGGGTTACAAAAgtgtatgggtagaataggatggTGGTGTTAAATCAAACAAaatgattatctgaattaggatatTTCAACCTTGTAGGTCCTATTCGGAAGAACCGATatttgacgttggactaggaatgatcaGTGATTAATTATCAGACTCAACAAGATTCCAATTGAAGGACGTGAAGGATATGATTGTATCCAGAATATGATAGTGGTTggacgataaagccaaacgttCAAGGCAATTTAAAAGTCAActgataatagtggttaaagcttatcgaggcaagtattctggatttttcttttaaatactgcaagcattcctgattttcttttaaattactgcaattatttcttcgttcctattctaaattcagaatagttaaatgctTTACATTTCGccgcaattactctgattatgcatgttcttttattcttattcctataattcgattgctctcttgagcaaatacccattctttcgggttatttgcgaaccctgaattgagatattttgaattcaaaatgatttgacatcaaaacactctatgggctggatagtgatattttggggattgagctctacttaatcctgaggaccgggatatgactggtgcctcgagatgggccgtagtgcctggggacccgactggatctatatattgagatatagatctgcattatattctaactgatcagcagaatatagatgcgaactagtgtcccgtctaatttgttgttaatcgccattaacgacattatctctcgaatggttttatgattccaaaaccggacaaaaccctgattcaagagatgaatcggggaatcgcttgtcatttttggattttagttaaaggctggtgacaaccaatgtttattcgctcactcactcaaaataaatagaattgttcaaaattgttttaagattttttttcgggagtttttcctttggtattaatatttgaactcaaattatatacttgctgggcatttttggctcactcttgctttgtcaattcttatttctgccagaaacagataaggataaaaatgaatagcttagataaacagcagaagttcgagaaatctccgtTGCGAGAAGtggaagaagttagaagaatatgacacgagcattagttcaaaggtatttacacttgtattctagttattgtgagttgtaaagAGGTAGATTCTTGTTTCACACCATAAcatgtaaacgatccggatttaaggggttaattgaatattcttttgttTTATGTAAATACTgttttcgtgacaccaaatcttgaccccgaatttgggttgttacagtACATTTGCAATATACCTTATATCTTAAGGAAAATATTACTAGAACGATAAGTGAGTGCAAAACAATTGCATAGTATCTCAAGAAAGGTTTATGACACTTGCACAACAATAGGATTGACAAGGGagaaacacttgcaatatatcaaGGAAGTCCAGGAAACTCGTAATATATCAAGAAAGGTGCAGTacacttgccttaagaaggctggactaactctcgtcttgatcgtggaagcaaccgggagcactactcgactttgACGACAAGTTTACTACCTTTTCCTGAAACTACACAAAATATAAGGCCTCATCGAGATACATTCTCACAGAGACTCCATCCTAGTTAAAGATTTCAAAACatattggcacttaggcctaacTACACATTTGACTCTTTACTCATCACTTATTATGCTCAAATAATCATCTAggatcacataacacatttaataACATAATATACAAATTGGATATAATGGTGCGCTATTGAGTTTTGAATGATCTTACTCAACCAACACGATTGACTCGAAGTGCTACCTAGTCTAGTGCAACCCAACTAGCTCTCAAAACTTGAAGTGCCTTTCCTAGCCAAACTCCATTTCACTTAGGCACACCTATAGCCTAACCTTCTACCGACCTCTTACTAACAGTTAGACTTAATGGCCAACTTAGGCCTCACCTCTAAGGATGAGAAATCTAAGTGCAAGGATAATGTGCTCCTAAGTGCAACTTTTAGGTGACACCGAAGGGTACTAAGTGACAAAGAACCCCTTTCCACTCAAGGTTTGACACTCAAATTTCTACAACGGAATCTCAGGTCCTAAATCTAACTTGTGCACTTGGAATGACACCAAGGTCCAGCCTAGGCCTCCTTGGGCCTACTCTCAAAGATAGCTCTCCCCTGTCCTAGTGACACTCAAACTGCCCTGTTTTGAACTCACTTAATACCCTTGGTTTTAACTCTAAAaccttgaactatggcttgaAAAACCTCCCACAAACTCCCTAGTATCAATGCTAAGCAAGGCCTAATGAGGGACTATCAATGACACCACTTTCTAAGCTTAAAAGTGCTCCTCACTCAAACTGCCTCTGTTCTGACCAGAAGTCATGATTCGACTTGTGCTCCTAACTAAATGGGTTGGTTTCTTACATTTAAAGCTTCTGGGATCAAGTATACTCATTAGTGTACTGCTATTGAAAACTGATGTGGGTATATTTTAATCCGTTCTCATCTTCACCTTTTTCAAGTTCTCTTACTAgtgaatataatatttattaattatacgGGAATTAAGACTTAATGTGTTTAATACAGTCAAAGCATTTGCTCAAGAAGAATGACATAAGAGAGTTTTTTGATCCTTTACTTTTTGACGACTACGACTCCCTACAGATGAACCTCGTAGTTTTATCTGCCTTTCTGTGTGTGCATCAGTCATCTATCAGGCGTCCTCGAATGAGTCAGGCACATACCGATCCttagctcaaataaatcattagtAAATTCAAACAAAGTAAGATCAAAACTGCAGTAAACTTCGTTGGATAAAAATTTAGTACTAGATAGTGATCTCAAGGAGATGTATGAAAACAATATTCAGTCTTTTCATTTTATGTAGAATCTAGATACTGTAGGACTAGGGATGACATGCTCATTTCCTTAGGCGACCATATGAGCTTGGAGATGGTGAAAAGATGTAGAAAGTCATCATATTGGAGGAGGTGCTATGAAGAACTTTTTGATGCTGAGAATCATCATCTTACCGCATTTCGGAACTCAAATGTTGTTAACAGGCCTAAACAGAGGCCTCTGCATGAATGGCTTATTTGAAATCATATTTTTTCTGGCTAGCTATCAAGAACATATTTTATAGCCCATGCCAAAAGTCCATATAGTAAATATCCAGGTAGATATCAAAAGAATTATATATCTATTTTTGGTTGAGTTGATGATGTTATCTTTGATATGTATATATTACCCTAATGGATCAAACCACTTTAGTTAATTATAGACACAATCAGGCATTCAATGACTTTGTTCATGTAAATAGTTCAATTCTTGATGATAATATTGTAATTTGTAGGTTTGTAACATATGTTTACATGATGCACATACAATTAATATCTAATGTTGTATGTTGTTTATTATATTTCCCCAGAACTcattatcaatacttaatctcgATGCGAGTTAGACTTATGACTGTGTTTATCTGAAACAATTGTCATTTTAGAAGCATAGATTTGGAATGTTAGTTTGTGGTGATTTTATATAAGACtagttataaaatgatttatATAGCATATTTACATGACGGTGTTATAGGTGATTTGGAATGTTGGTTTGTGGTGATTTTATATAAGACTAGTTATGGTGCGAGCTACGTTACCACATCAAATATGAATAATTTGAAATTGACTTTGTCTTAAATTTTGATTAAATTATAACAAAATGTTTTCTATGTTACTGAGTTAGATACTTTAGGCTACAAAACACTATCATTACTTCCTGCCATTGTATTTTACATGGAAAAAAAATTATGTCAATTCTTCTACTCCTAAGCTTATATCTTCAATACATATGAAATGATGGAGAAGATACCACAAGGAGGAGAGACCATCATTTGGATGGGCCCAATAGAATGATGTTAATCCTGACTTGTTTACACCATTAGTTTGTCAGCTAGCTAACTATATTGGCATACATTTAATTATATTTCACCAAACCTACTAACTACTTATTTTAGGAGTACTATATTTAGCAAATTCTACATGCTAAAACTGAAGCATTTATTATGAGTAACATAAGATGTTAAAATATAATTAGTGCATATACCTGCTACATTTGAGTTTAGAGCTGTACGTGAGTCATTTTCCTGCTCAAAAGCAACTAATTATTAAGTAGCAAGAGCTTAGAATTCGAAGCCTTTGAACTAGTTAAAAGTCAGGTGACAATGGATTCTCTTAAACAACTCCAGCGACACTATGTTCAGTTTGTAAAATCTCTGTATCGCGAGGTCAGTTGGTTTTATAATTCTCTCATTTTGAAGAATTTCTTTctataaatatttaatttcacCCTAAAAATGTTGATCTGACTAATCTTTGATGCTGGATGCTGTGAATTTTACTTGATTTTTATACCATTTTGGATTCAGAATGGTCGATTGTTGTTTCTTGATTTGTTTACAGAAAAACTGTGGATCGCCAATTTTTGACATGCAAAAGCTGAGTGATGATCCGCAATTTCTTTCAGTTCTTGCGAATGGTTTTGATAATGTGTGGGAGAGTGTGTCACACAAGCTGGAAATTGCAATGTCAGTTTCTTTCTGTTATTGTTTATGtctattttttaatttatttattttaggtttaaaagtagtttatttaatttaacagTGAGCATAAAAATGTCAATCGGGAACTCAATGATGCTGTCCACAGGGTTGAAGGGTTCAAGCACGAGGTCATCCCCTATTTATTTATTCTAGTGATAATATATAACATAATTTTTATTTAACATAATGCAACTAAGATTCAAATATGGTTGAGTAGATATTTAGATAGGTTCTTTTATCATTAAAAGCACTTTTCATAGAATAATTTGTGTAAATGTGAAGGTGTCTATTACTAACCAACTTTATAAGCTAATATTATTTAAGATACATCTGACTAATCATATTTCTTTCCTGATTAACAGCATTGGTGCTAAAAAGGTGACAACTCTATGCCTTGCCTTTGAAGATCATTACAGTACTCAGAACTATGAAGCGTGAGTTTTACTTTTCTCCTACTTTTACTATAAtacaaaattcaaaattttcaattaaATATGTTCCAATGTTAATATTAACAACTCGCTTGTGTATCAATTTCATAGAGTAAAATAAGGTTGATACAGTAAATTTGGCACAAGTTTGACGTTATGCACATTAGTTGGAGGGTAGGAACTCACCCTCGCTATAATCGACAGAGTTCCTATATTTTTCTTAGGCATGATTAGATTATTATTGCTTTTCTATAATGGAAGTCTTAAAGAATGTCATAAATCCAGCCAATTTAGTAAAAAGAAATTGATTCGTTGAATGTCCGTACATCAAGATTTGTTTAGCTAAAATAGATGTGGATGTGCTCAATTCATGAAAATTGACATGCTTCCCAAATATAAATTACTTAGTTAGAGTACTCGGTGTACACATAAATATTTGGTTATTAATTTGGTTTTTAGATTCTCAGTGGTACATCATAGTCTTTGTTCAGGTTTGGATCCCTTCCGCCTCTTCATAAAAAGGAAATAACATTTGCATGAAAACTTATGAGATATTTGCATGCAGTGGTGGTTGTCATCCTAATATTTAATGAGAAAAGTATGCTAAAAATGTGTACACAATTTTATTCTAAAGTATTGTCCTTGGTGTCATTAATCAGTTTTGTTGTCATTAATAATTTGCAGCctaatcatatattgatatattgtAACGAATCAAAGTTGTCTTTGTTGTAGTTGTCTCCAATGCCTCCCAAAATGAAAGAAGAGTATGTTTTGTCAAAAACAAGCTGGAGACGGTTTGCAGTGTAAGTACAGTTCTTCATTTCAAGCTAAGCCTCGTCGTTTCCTTTTTTGTGATTTAAGCAAAAATCTTCGTTCATCTTTTCGAGAGCTTAAGATCATTATTCTAATCGGATGGGTCACCTCACTAGTGCGAGACATTCAGTTTTGAAATTTATCACAGTATTTTTGAAATGTCGAGTTATAACACCTGCAATTATACATATGCTTAGTAGTGCTCTGTGTTAGACTTGTCAGACTAATGCTCACACTAATATCTTATTATGTAAATTTTGAAACTTGTTAGTAACTTGCTTTATATTTTATTGGTTTGGAGGGTTCTCTGTATATAAGAGAAATGCATTATAGCAACTCAATGTATTTCTTATGAAATAAATGCTTTCGAAATttttacaatatatatatatgtatgtatgatTGCAATTGAAACGCTTTTTCATTTAGAGATtcactatttttttttatttttttgttattgTCCTTTCTGCTTactctatttttaaatgatatattATCTCTGTTATGTGCAGCTGCAACAACAATCATCGGCGCAAGGTGGATCGGTTCCACATTCTGGATAATTAAGCTCCTTTGGTGGACGATAGTCTAAGTGTTTGTTAACATTAGTGTTGAGTATTAAAGGATTCAGGTCTATCTTTAATTATAATATAAGTTTGAGTGATAAACGATTTAAGTTGTTGGTTAC
The DNA window shown above is from Apium graveolens cultivar Ventura unplaced genomic scaffold, ASM990537v1 ctg712, whole genome shotgun sequence and carries:
- the LOC141703863 gene encoding histidine-containing phosphotransfer protein 2-like — encoded protein: MDSLKQLQRHYVQFVKSLYREKNCGSPIFDMQKLSDDPQFLSVLANGFDNVWESVSHKLEIAIIGAKKVTTLCLAFEDHYSTQNYEACNNNHRRKVDRFHILDN